A genomic window from Phaenicophaeus curvirostris isolate KB17595 chromosome 34, BPBGC_Pcur_1.0, whole genome shotgun sequence includes:
- the LOC138732639 gene encoding olfactory receptor 14A16-like yields MSNSSSITQFLLLPFADSRELQLLHFWLFLGIYLAALLGNGLIIITIAWDHHLHTPRYFFLLNLALLDMGSISTTVPKSMANSLWDTRAISYSGCVAQMFLFIFFLGTEYFLLTVMSYDRYVAICNPLHYGTLLGTRACVHMAAAAWGAGFLNALLHTASTFSLPLCQGNAVDQFFCEIPQILKLSCSHANLREVGLLVVSFLVAFGCFVFIVVSYVQIFRAVLRMLSEQGRHKAFSTCLPHLAVVSLFLSTDTFTYLKPPSFSSPSMNLVVSFLYAVVTPALNPLIYGLRNKDLKDALRELITGQSSDAINS; encoded by the coding sequence atgtccaacagcagctccatcacccagttcctcctcctgccattcgcagactcacgggagctgcagctcttgcacttctggctcttcctgggcatctacctggctgccctcctgggaaacggcctcatcatcatcaccatcgcctgggaccaccacctccacacccccaggtacttcttcctcctcaacctcgccctcctcGACATGggatccatctccaccactgtccccaaatccatggccaattccctctgggacaccagggccatctcctactcaggatgCGTTGcccaaatgtttctatttattttcttccttggtacagaatattttcttctcacagtcatgtcctatgaccgctacgttgccatctgcaaccccctgcactacgggaccctcctgggcaccagagcttgtgtccacatggcagcagctgcctggggcgctgggtttctcaatgctctgctgcacacggccagtacattttccctgcccctgtgccagggcaatgctgtggaccagttcttctgtgaaatcccccagatcctcaagctctcctgctcacatgcCAACCTCAGGGAGGTTGGGCTTCTTGTGGTTAGTTTCTTAGTagcttttggctgttttgttttcattgtggtgtcctatgtgcagatcttcagggccgtGCTGAGGATGCTCTCGgagcagggacggcacaaagccttctccacatgcctccctcacctggctgtggtctccctgtttctcagcactgaCACGTTTACCTACCTTaagcctccctccttctcctccccatccatgAATTTAGTTGTGTCATTTCTCTATGCAGTGGTAACTCCAGCACTGAATCCCCTCATCTACGGCTTGAGGAACAAGGACCTCAAGGATGCGCTGCGGGAACTTATAACTGGACAGAGCTCTGATGCAATAAATTCCTGa
- the LOC138732640 gene encoding olfactory receptor 14A16-like, translated as MSNSSSITQFLLLPFADSRELQLLHFWLFLGIYLAALLGNDLIIITIAWDHHLHTPMYFFLLNLALLDMGSISTTVPKSMANSLWDTKTISYSGCVAQMFLFIFFLGTEYFLLTVMSYDRYVAICNPLHYGTLLGSRACVRMAAAAWGAGFLNALLHTASTFSLPLCQGNAVDQFFCEIPQILKLSCSHANLREVGLLVISFLVAFGCFVFIVVSYVQIFRAVLRIPSEQGRHKAFSTCLPHLAVVSLFLSTDTFTYLKPPSFSSPSMNLVVSFLYAVVTPALNPLIYGLRNKDLKDALRELITGQSSDAINS; from the coding sequence atgtccaacagcagctccatcacccagttcctcctcctgccattcgcagactcacgggagctgcagctcttgcacttctggctcttcctgggcatctacctggctgccctcctgggaaacgacctcatcatcatcaccatcgcctgggaccaccacctccacacccccatgtacttcttcctcctcaacctcgccctcctcGACATGggatccatctccaccactgtccccaaatccatggccaattccctctgggacaccaagaccatctcctactcaggatgCGTTGcccaaatgtttctatttattttcttccttggtacagaatattttcttctcacagtcatgtcctacgaccgctacgttgccatctgcaaccccctgcactacgggaccctcctgggcagcagagcttgtgtccgcatggcagcagctgcctggggcgctgggtttctcaatgctctgctgcacacggccagtacattttccctgcccctgtgccagggcaatgctgtggaccagttcttctgtgaaatcccgcagatcctcaagctctcctgctcacatgcCAACCTCAGGGAGGTTGGGCTTCTTGTGATTAGTTTCTTAGTagcttttggctgttttgttttcattgtggtgtcctatgtgcagatcttcagggccgtgctgaggatcccctcggagcagggacggcacaaagccttctccacgtgcctccctcacctggctgtggtctccctgtttctcagcactgaCACGTTTACCTACCTTaagcctccctccttctcctccccatccatgAATTTAGTTGTGTCATTTCTCTATGCAGTGGTAACTCCAGCACTGAATCCCCTCATCTACGGCTTGAGGAACAAGGACCTCAAGGATGCGCTGCGGGAACTTATAACTGGACAGAGCTCTGATGCAATAAATTCCTGa